The following is a genomic window from Paenibacillus thiaminolyticus.
GGCTCCTATAGCATCTATTTGCAGTACCGATCGCAGAAGAAAATTCAACAGTTGGAGCAGCAGCTTGCCCAACTGGCGCCGGAGGCTGAAGCAGCGGAAGAGGAAATGCCGCTCCCGCCGGCCAACGAGGAGGTTCAAGGACTTACCGCCGAGAGGCGAAATCAAGAAGATTTGGCATAGCGGCTTGCCTTCGGCAAGCCGTTCCGGCTTATTTTCCAATATTGAGGAGGAATTCGTACGATGAATCAACCACACTCCCTGTCATCCCAGCCGCTGCGCGCTGACATTGATGAGAACTATGTCGCCTCTGTGCTAATGGAGCTGCTGAATACTCCGTCTCCGACGGGCTACACCCATCATGTCATGAAGCGAATTGAAGTGGAAGCCACGCAGCTCGGGTACTCCTTCGAACTGACGCGCAAAGGCTGCGGCGTGATTCGCGTTCCCGGCTCGAACCGAGACAGCGGCAAGGTCATCGGCTTGTCTGCTCACGTCGATACGCTGGGCGCTATGGTCCGTTCGGTTCATAGCGACGGCACGCTCCGCCTCACTTCCGTAGGCGGATTCATGATGCAGTCGATGGAGAATGAATACTGCCAAATTCATACCCGCAGCGGCAAAGTCTATACGGGCACGATCATGAGCAATCATCCGTCTGTGCACGTATACTCGGATGCCCGCGACTACCGCCGCGAGGAAGCGAACATGATCGTTCGCATCGACGAGCCGGTTCACTCGAAGCAGGATACGGAGCAGCTCGGCATCCGAACCGGGGATTACGTATCGTTCGACGCCCGCCCGTTACGGCTTCCGAACGGCTATATCAAATCCCGCCATCTGGATGACAAAGCGAGCGTCTCCGCCCTGTTCGGCATGCTGGAGAGCATGAAGCGCACAGGCTGGCAGCCTCACCATGACACCGTCATCTTTATTACCAATTATGAAGAAATTGGCCATGGCGCTTCATATATTCCCCAGGAAATAACCGAAATGATCGCCATCGACATGGGGTGCATCGGCGATGATCTGGCTTGCAAGGAAACCGACGTCTCGATCTGCGCCAAAGATTCGTCCGGCCCTTACGATTACATGATGACGGGCCGGCTGATTGCATTGGCTGAACGGGAAGGCATCGATTACGCCGTTGACGTCTATCCGCACTACGGTTCGGACGCATCCGCGGCGCTGCGCGGCGGCAATAATATTCGCGCCGCGCTCATCGGTCCGGGCGTCCATGCGTCCCATGCGATGGAGCGCACGCATTTGAAGGCCGTGTTGAACACGGCCCGGCTCGCTGCCGCGTATATTACCGAAGCATAAGGAGAAGACAGGGGACGGACGCTGCCGGGAGGCGGGCGCTCTCCCCTGTCTTTAGTCAGCAGTGCCCGCCTGTTCGCGAGCGCTGCCGACCGTCGTGAGTACCCCAGTTGGGACAAAAGTAAGCTTCATGAAGGAGGAATTGGGATGAAAGAACAATTCTCTGCCCTGGTCGTCGACCAGACCGCGGACGGCAATGTCTACACCGCCGTGCGCGAGCGGACGCTTGCCGATCTGCCGGAGGGCGCCGTAACGATACGCGTCGCCTATTCGGGCGTCAACTTCAAGGATGCCCTCGCCTGCTCGGCGGACGGGCATATCGTCAAGACCTACCCGTTCGTACCGGGCATCGATCTGTCCGGCATCGTCGCCGCCAGCGATGATCCGCGCTTCACGCCGGGACAACGCGTCCTCGTCACCGGATATGAGCTCGGCGTGTCGCATTTCGGCGGATTGAGCGAATATGCGCGCGTTCCCGGCGATTGGATCGTGCCGGTGCCGGAAGCGCTCAGCCTGCGCGATGCGATGGCCTTCGGCACGGCCGGGCTGACGGCGGCAATGGCCGTCGAGCGCCTGGAGCGGCACGGCCTGCGCCCTGGCGACGGACCGGTGCTCGTCACCGGCGCCAGCGGCGGCGTTGGCTCGCTGGCGATCGCCATGCTGGCGCAGCTTGGCTGCGAGGTCGTCGCAGCCAGCGGCAAGCCGGGGCTAAGCGATGCGCTCCGGCAGCTCGGAGCCGCCAGCGTCGTATCTCGCGACGACTGGCGGCCGGAACGCCCGCGCGCGCTGGACAAGCAGCGCTGGGCCGGCGTCGTGGACGTCTGCGGAGGCGGCATCCTGGCCGCCGCAGTCGCTTCCACGAAGTATGGCGGCGCGGTGGCCGCCACGGGCATGACGGCGGGCGGAGATTGGCCCGCGAGCGTCTTCCCATTCATCCTGCGGGGCATCACGCTGTACGGCATCGACTCCGTCTATGCGCCGCATGAGCTGCGATTGAAGCTGTGGAGCCGCATGGCCTCCGATTGGCGCGATGCCGTTCACTTCGCTGGCTGGGTGCAGGAGCTCGGCCTGGAAGACGTGCCGGCTTATGTGCGGACCATGAGAGAAGGCGGCATTTCCGGCCGGGCCGTCGTCCGGCTGAGCGGAGACGGAGAATAGAAAAGGAACCCCAGTCCAATCGTCCGCAATTCTTTTGCCAACAGCAACAGACCGAGCGCATCACCCGCTCGGTCTGTTTTCTAATATGCGTGCCATGATTCGGCCCCCTGTATCCGCACAGGGGACTTCGGCTGCCTTCTATGCCCGACCCTGGGCCCGCTTGTACTGCTCCCACCGTTCGAGCAGCTTCCGGGCCACGTCGTCCAGCGGGTCCGAGAACGCCGCGACGGGAAGATTCACCGTCGACTCGACCATGCCGCGATTAGCGCGAAGAAGCGCACGCTTCCAGGATGGAAGATGGGCCAGCACTCGCTCAGGCTTCTCGACCTTGATGCCGATGAAGCGTTGACTCATGAATGGATAGACGATAATATCAGTCACTTCCTCCCATCTCACCTCGCCTGCGCTGCTGAGCGAGGCATTATCCACGAACCCCTGCTCATGCAGGATAAGGGAAGGGCGCGGTGCGAGAATGCGCCACAGGGAATAGGCGAGCGTTACGGCGAAGAAGCAGACGCAGATGGCCCCTACCGCGACCGCAAAGCCTTCCTCGGCATTCATGAGGAATATCCCTGCCGCGACGAACAGCGCCGAGCCGAGCAGGATAGGAATCATTTTGCGCTTGCTCGGATACAACTCTTCGGATCCGGGATACGAATGCGTCGATTCCAATACACAGGACCTCCCGCTTAACGAATCTATAAGTATATACACACCGGGTGGTGCTTTGTAACAGCCTGTTCCGTGAGCAAGGTCCTCACCTTGGAAGCATCCGGACACATCCCGATTCATCCCGACACAACCCTGGTCAAGCTTCCGGGCATAAGCCGCTGCCGGCCGTCCCTAGGGCGTTTTGTTCGGAAACAAAGGGGAAAAGGTCTGCCTCCCCTTATTTCTGCTTCTCCGCCTCGATCTGTTCCGCCAGCTCGCTCAAATAAGTCCACCGCTCCATCAGCGCTTCAAGCCGCTGCTGGGCCTCGCTCTCTTCCTTCATCAATTCCTGCAGCCGCGCAGAATCGCTGAAGGCCAGCTCCATATCCCGCTGGATCTGCTCAATGCGCTCCTCCGCCTCCATGATGTCGTCTTCAATCCGCTCATATTCGCGTTCTTCCTTGTAAGACATTTTTAATCTCGGCTTCCGGTCCGGCCGTTCCGATCTGCCAGACGAGGCCCCTTCCGCCGGCGTCTGCGCCTTCGGCTTCGGCTCGTCGGCCTCCTTCCCGTGCCGTGATGTCCATTCCATATACTCGCTATAGTTCCCGACATGCTGACGGATAGCGCCCTCTTCGAACGACCAGATCCGTTCAGCCACCCGATCCAGGAAATAGCGATCATGAGAAACCGCGATGACGACGCCCGGGAATTCGTCCAAATAATCTTCCAGCACGGCAAGCGTCTGCACATCCAGATCGTTCGTCGGCTCATCGAGCAGCAGCACATTCGGCGCTTCCATCAGCATACGAAGCAGCTGTAAGCGACGCTTCTCGCCCCCGGACAGCTTACCGATTACGGCCCACTGCATCGCAGGCTCGAACAGGAACCGTTCCAGCATTTGCGCCGCCGTAATCGAATTGCCGTCTGCGGTGCGAACCGTCTCGGCCGCTTCGCGGATATATTCGATTACCCGCATCGACTCGTCCATCTCCGCATGCTCCTGGGTGAAGAAGCCGATGCGAACGGTTGGCCCGAGCACGATCGAACCGCCGTCAGGCTCGCGCTCGCCGGCTATGATGCGCAGCAGCGTCGACTTCCCGCTTCCGTTCGGGCCGATAATGCCGATGCGGTCCTCCGGCACGGCGATATAGCTCAGTCCCTGGAACAGCGGCCGATCCGCCAGCCGGGCCTCGACTTCGTCCAGCTCCATAATTTTTTTCCCGAGGCGGGCGGAGGCTGCCGAGATATCCACTTGCCCGTTCTGTCCCGGCCCTTCCTGCCTCTGCAGCGCCTCGAAGCGCTCGATCCGGGCCTTCTGCTTCGTCGTCCGCGCTCTTGCGCCGCGCCGGATCCAGGCTAGCTCCTGGCGGAGCAGGTTCTGACGCTTGTCCTCCGACGCCGCATCCCGCGCTTCACGGTCTGCCTTGAGCTCCAGGAAACGCGAATAATTGGCTTCATAGAAGAACGCCCGTCCCCGATCCAGCTCCACGATCCGGTTCGCTACCCGATCCAGGAAATAGCGGTCATGCGTAATCATCAGCAGCGCGCCGCTTCGCTTCTGCAGCATCGTCTCCAGCCAAGTGACCGTGTCGTTGTCGATATGGTTCGTCGGCTCGTCAAGCAGAAGCAGATCCGACGGATGGATGAGCGCCGCCGCAAGGGCGACGCGCTTGCGCTGGCCGCCGGACAGCTCCCCCATCTTGGCACCGAATTGATCCAGCCCAAGCCGTGATAGAATTGACTTCGCCTCGCTCTCCAGCTGCCAGGCCTGCAGCCGATCCATATCATCGGTCGCCCGGATGAAGGCCGCCTGCGCCGCTTCATCGTCCGGCCGTTGGGCGGCCCGTTCCAGCGCTTCCGTATATACGCGCACCGCCGTCATGTCGGGAGCATCTCCGCCCAACACCTGATCCAGAATGGTCGCCTCCGGATCGAATTCCGGCTCCTGCGGCACGAAGCGGATTGTAATCTGGCTGCCGGCCAGCACTTTTCCCTGCTCAGGCTGCTCCCAGCCCGCTATTGTCCGCAGGAAGGTCGATTTCCCCGTCCCGTTGACGCCGATAATGCCGAACCGATCCCCTTCCTCAATGCCGAAGGATACGTCCCGGAACAGTATTTTATCGCCATAGCTTTTGCCCAGCTCTTCAATCGTCATGATGTGCATCTTGCGTTCCCCCATTCACGTCCTATCTGCTTGCCCTGCGATTCGGCATGCCCCGCATACCACAGCCAAAGGGGAGAACCGCCGGTTCTCCCCCATAATCTCGCTGTAATCTCCTTGCCGCTGTCCCGCTTTCCGCTTTAATCTCAATCCAGTGAGAAGATAGGCACCGCGGCAGCTTCCACCGCTTCCACTACTTCTACCGATTCGGCGCACTCTCTTCCCTCGCGGATCCTTCCCCTTCCTTCACACCCGGTCAAGCGGTTCCCGCTGCCGGGCAGCCGTGAATGAACAAATCAGCGACGAAGCGGATGCGCTGCTCCATATCTTGCTCGGTGAACTCAGAGGAGAACAGCATGTCCATCTTCATCATGTCCAGCATCCCCGTATACGACTTCGCATGAAGCACCGGCTCGGGCAGCTCGAAGCGCCGCATCAGGCCTGCCATCGCCTCGATGTAGCGTTGCATGAACTTGCACAGCGCCTGCATCATATCGGGATCTTTGTTCGGCGACTTGAAGAACAGATTCGTATACTGTCTCCGTCTGAAATAATAGCGCAGATGATGATCCGCAGCGAAGCGCAGCCCGTCCTCCAGCGAACCGGCCTGGCTCAAGCCGTAATCGAGCTCGCGCAAATATTGTTCAAAATCACGGACCGACATGGCCGTGAACAATTCTTCTTTGCTTTTGAAATAAATATAAATCGTTCCTTTGGCAATGCCGGCTTTCTCGGCAATATCCGACATCTTCGTCTCATAGAAGCCATTGGCACCGAAAAGCTCATAGGCCGCATCCAAGATCAGATGCAGTTTGTCGCTTTGCCCGTAACTCATCGGCACACCTCCTTCCAATCTGACGCAAGCCCTGCAATCCCGGCTGCTGATACGAATATATCACGAGATCGGCAAGTTGTCGATTTGACTCCCGTGTGCCATGTGACGGCTTAGCCTCCGGCCAGCAACCAGATGAGACAGGAGACGGCCGCGCCGGCGCAGGAACAGAGCAGATTCACCCGATCGTTAGTGAGCCAGCGGTAGCCGCGCACGAGCTTCGTCGCATTTCCGCAATGCGAGGTCCGTTCCGTGTCCGCATCGCACTGCGGGCAGCAGTAGCCTGCCTGCAGGGTCGCGCCCAGCAGGGAGTCGAGCAGCGCCCCGGCCAAGCCCCCCAGCGTCCCGGCGAGCAGCAGAACGAACAGGGCGCGGAAGGACGTCTCCGGCCCGGTCTGCAGCGGATCGAGCAGCAGGAAGACGGCTGCGGCCACTCCGATAACGAAGGCTCCCGCCGCCGACGCCGTCGTGCCAAGCAGGGATACACCGCCGGACGTTCCCGGGGGAACGACTCGGCCGGTCACGATCGATCGCGGCGGGCGGCGGCTCAGACTGCCGATCTCGGTCGCCCATGTATCGGCGTTCACCGAGGCCATCGCCCCGACGAAGAGGGCGACCCAAGCGGGATGGGGCGCGATAATATAGGCAAGACAGAGGATCAGGCCCAAGCCTCCATTGGCGAAGACCTGGCCTGCATCCCGGGTCCCTGTCTTTTCATAATTATCCTCGAAGCGCCCCTTCGCTCTCTTCTTCCACTTGGACCATAGCGTCGACGTCACAAAAAAAGTAAGCAGCAATCCGAACCAGATCAGCCCGCCGCTGCCGCAATAGATCGTCCCCATCACAATGGCCGCCGCGGCGCCGGATCCGGTTAACGACTTCTTCCACCATGCGGCCCCGGCCACCAGCAGACTTCCCAGCAGCCCGATAATCCAGGGACCCCAGCTCGTATGCCATCCGATAGCTTCCTGTATCAATCGAATTCCTCCTACTCCTAGCCCGCCGGTCAAATCTGCGCCGCGATGACGCAGGAGCCCAGGAGTTCTCCGTCCCAGCTTAATTCCAAGCGATCCCCCGCCTGTACCGGGCCTACCCCTGCCGGCGTTCCCGTGAAGAGGAGATCCCCTTCTCCGAGCCCATAATGGCGGGCCGTATATTCGATCAGCGTATCGAGGGAGAACAGCATCTCCTCCGCACGCCCCTCCTGCACGAGGCGGCCGTTGTTATGCATCGCGAAGATCGTCCGTTCCAGCGTCTCCGTGCCCGGAAAAGGCAGAACACGGGTGACCGGGGCCGAGTTCAGCACGCCCTTGGCCGCCAGCCACGGATGGCCCTTCTGCTTCAGGATGTCCTGTACGTCGCGCAGCGTAAAATCAATGCCGAGGCCAAAGGCGTCGACTGCTTCCGCAGCCGTCATGCCCGGCTTGACCCGGCGTCCGATGCGAAGCACCAGCTCCACCTCATGATGGACCGCCCCGCGGTCGAGCGGGAGCGGCAGCATCGTATCCGTCTCCATCGTTATCACCGCATGGGAAGGCTTCAAGAACACCATCGGCTGCTCGGGAACCGCATTGCCCAATTCAGCCGCATGCAGCCGATAGTTCCGCCCGATGCAATATACATTGCGCACCTGGCGCCCGTCGCTCATCATTCCTCTATGATTGCTCATCCTTCATCTCTCCCCCAGGATCTATGGATAGCCGGCCATCCGGCGGCTCACTTCTTCATATGCGTCACGCGTCCCTCCGCGTCGATGGATACCTGTTCCGATATGCTCTCCACGCGCTGCAGCACCGCCTGTCCCGCTTCCCCTTCTAGCGGAACGGCCTGCCCCAGTTCGGTATAGAACGGAATGACGGCCAGCTCGCATTGGCCCTGCTTCGTGCATTCCGCCTGCAAAATGGCGGTCTCCCATGTCACGGGCTGGACGGCCCGCGTAAAAATAAAGTTCCCCAGACTATATGCAATCCATTTGCCCTTGTACTGCTCCAGGCCTTGCAGGACGTGCGGATGTCCTCCCACGATCAGGTCGGCGCCCGCATCAATATACAGGCGAGCGAGCTCACGTTGGTAGTCCTCCGGGAAGTCCACCTTCTCCGTGCCCCAATGCGCAATGACCACAACAAGATCCGCCTGCTCCTTCGCCATCGCGACCGCTTCCGCCGCCTTCTCCTTCATCCCGTCATAGGTTGTCGCCAGCCCCGGCTTGTTCTTGCCTGCATACCAGCTTACTTCCGGAACGACGCGCGTGAACCCGAGGAAAGCGAGCTTGATGCCCTGGCTCTCGAGCAGAACCGGAGTGAAGGCTTCCTCTGCATCATGCCCCGCTCCGATATAAGGAAGATGAACGTCCCTTAACGCGGCGAACGTATCCAGCAGCCCCTCTTCCCCTTGATCCATCGAATGGTTGTTGGCCAGGTTGACGAGGTCAATGCCCGCATCGCTCATCGCCTGTGCCGTGCGCGGCGATGACTTGTAGACGAATTCCTTGTCCTGCGCCGGGACTCCCCGCACGGTCAGCGGCGTCTCCAGATTGACCGCGGCGATATCCGCTTCCTGGAACCAACGCTTGGCGTGCACAAAAGGAAAGTCGTACCCATACTCCTTCACGACACCCTCCACGCGTCCCGCCGTCATCACGTCGCCGGCGAAGGCGAGGCGGACGCGCGGCTCCTCCTCTGGCCCGCTCCCCGGAAGAGACGCATCTTGATCGGGATGCTCCGTACCCGTTCCCGCCTCTTGGCCGTCGGCATCGCCGGGGGATGAACCGTCTGGCCCATCCGCCTCTTGGCCGGGCAGCCCGCTCGCCGGCTTCTCCGGCGCTGCCGCTTCCCCTCCGGAGGAGGCCGCCGGCGGCCGCGGCCCTTCCGCCGGTTCGCCGGGCAGCCATCCCTGCTGCCAACCGGCGTATACCGTTCCGGCGACGATGGCCGCCAGCACGATATTCAGGACAAGCAGCGGGCGGCGCCGTCTCCTTCGCACGCGCCCTTCGGGTTCCTTCCGCGATTGTCTCAATGTTCCGCTCCTTCCGCTCGATTTTTGCAAATATGTCTCATTATAACGCGTTCCCGCCCTTTTTTTCCAATCGGACCCCATGAAGCCCAGATAACGCAACCGGACTCCCTCAGACGGCCGTCAGGATCGCTCTCAGCAATCTGCTTAACTGCGCACGGCCCTCCCGCGTGCGATTCAGCCGATATCCTTGCCCCACCCCAGACCTGCCTCAGCCCGAAGCGGATCCTGGCTCCATAACCACGCCAAAAAGCCGCGCTTCCGCGCGGCTTCTCTTTTACAATCTATCACGTTCCCGCTAATTCGGCAGATCCGGTTACCCCGCCGTTCCAGTAGCGGCATCCTCGGCTGGCGCCTCTGGCTCCGTACTCATGGCCTGCATCGCGCTAACCGCGGCTTCCGCCGCATCGCGGCCGCTGCGAACGCAATCGGGCATGCCGACCCCTTCGTACGGCTGTCCTGCCAGGAACACGCCTGGGAGCGTGCGCCCCACCTCGTCCCTCAGCGAGCGGATCGCCTGCACATGGCCGACCGGATACTGGGGCATCGAGTGGCGAAGGCGCGTAATCTCGACGAACTCCGGGTCGATATCGATATCAAGCAGCTCCCGCAGCTCGCTGCGCACCGTCCGCTTGAGCGCCTCGTCCGGCCAGTCCACCCGTTCCTCGTCACCGGCCCGGCCAATGTAGCAGCGGATAATAAGCTTGTCCCCGCGGCTCGTATGCGGCCACTTCACCGAGGTCCACGTGCAGGCCGTAATCGCCCGGCCTTCCCGGCGCGAGATGACGAACCCTGTGCCGTCGAACTGATTATTGACCTGCTTGCGATCGAACACGCTGACGACATTCGCGACGGATACATGACGGATCGCCTGCAAGGCGCTCGCATCGACATGCTCCTCGAGCAAGGATGCCGCATGATACGAAGGCGTCGTCACGATGACGGCATCCGCCTGCAGCCTGCTCCCATCGCTCAAGCGCACCAGATACGTTCCGTCCTCCCGCTTCTCGAATCCTTCCGCGCCGATGCCAAGGCACAATTCGGCCCGGTCCCGCAGCGTCTCCTCCAGCCGTTCGACGAGCGAGGTCAAGCCGTTGCGGAATGTCAGGAACATCGTTCCTTTGGCGACATCCGGCAGCCCCGGTACCGATTGGCCTGCTTGGCGGCTCGCCTTCATTCCGCGTATCAGGCCACCGTGCTTCCGCTCCACCTGCGCGAACTGCGGGAAGGTGGCCTGCAGGCTCAGCGCCTGCAAATCTCCGGCATAAATGCCGGCAAGCAGCGGCTCGGCAATATGCTCCGTCACTTCGCGTCCGAGCCGTCTGTCCAGGAACGCGCCAACGGATTCATCTTCATCCGCCGGATGCGGCTTGATGAACAGATCCATAGCCGCGCGCAGCTTCCCCCACGGGGAGATGAGCCCTGTCTTCGCGAACGGCCCCAGCTCCGTCGGGATGCCCAGCACGAGGCCGGGCGGCATCCGGTACAGCTTGCCCCGGCGCAATATATATGTTTTTTTGGCATGCGGATTCGTGGCGACCAATTCAGAATCCATTCCGAGGTCGCGCGCCAAATCGATCATCGGCAGCTTCCGGGCGAGGAAGGAGTCCGGGCCTTTCTCAATGACACACCCTTCCTTCCGCAGGGTCTGTATCTTCCCGCCGAGACGGTCCGATTGCTCTATGATGGTAACGGAGATGGGCTGCCCCTCTTCATCCGCCTGCTTCAGCGCATAGAACGCCGCGCTCAATCCCGTAATTCCGCCACCGATAACGACAAGTTTCCGCAGAGCTTTCATGTTGTTACCTTCTTTCTAGTTACTCGCTTCCGACATCGCCTTCATCGTAACGTCGGCCAATGTCGCCATATACTTCGGATCATCGTTCAGCATACGAGTCCGCTTGAAGCGGATGCCCAGGCCTTCGGCCTCCTGAACCGCCTCGATATCGAGATCATACAGCACTTCCAGATGATCGGATACGAATCCGATCGGCGCCGACAGCACCCAGCGGATGCCTTCCTGCTGAACCGCGGCGAGCGTGTCCAAAATATCCGGCCCCAGCCAAGGCGTTGCCGTCCGGCCCGCGCTTTGCCAGGTGAATCTCCACTGCCCTTCCTTCAGTCCGCAGCGCTCGGC
Proteins encoded in this region:
- a CDS encoding DUF92 domain-containing protein, encoding MIQEAIGWHTSWGPWIIGLLGSLLVAGAAWWKKSLTGSGAAAAIVMGTIYCGSGGLIWFGLLLTFFVTSTLWSKWKKRAKGRFEDNYEKTGTRDAGQVFANGGLGLILCLAYIIAPHPAWVALFVGAMASVNADTWATEIGSLSRRPPRSIVTGRVVPPGTSGGVSLLGTTASAAGAFVIGVAAAVFLLLDPLQTGPETSFRALFVLLLAGTLGGLAGALLDSLLGATLQAGYCCPQCDADTERTSHCGNATKLVRGYRWLTNDRVNLLCSCAGAAVSCLIWLLAGG
- a CDS encoding CapA family protein; protein product: MRQSRKEPEGRVRRRRRRPLLVLNIVLAAIVAGTVYAGWQQGWLPGEPAEGPRPPAASSGGEAAAPEKPASGLPGQEADGPDGSSPGDADGQEAGTGTEHPDQDASLPGSGPEEEPRVRLAFAGDVMTAGRVEGVVKEYGYDFPFVHAKRWFQEADIAAVNLETPLTVRGVPAQDKEFVYKSSPRTAQAMSDAGIDLVNLANNHSMDQGEEGLLDTFAALRDVHLPYIGAGHDAEEAFTPVLLESQGIKLAFLGFTRVVPEVSWYAGKNKPGLATTYDGMKEKAAEAVAMAKEQADLVVVIAHWGTEKVDFPEDYQRELARLYIDAGADLIVGGHPHVLQGLEQYKGKWIAYSLGNFIFTRAVQPVTWETAILQAECTKQGQCELAVIPFYTELGQAVPLEGEAGQAVLQRVESISEQVSIDAEGRVTHMKK
- a CDS encoding TetR/AcrR family transcriptional regulator, producing MSYGQSDKLHLILDAAYELFGANGFYETKMSDIAEKAGIAKGTIYIYFKSKEELFTAMSVRDFEQYLRELDYGLSQAGSLEDGLRFAADHHLRYYFRRRQYTNLFFKSPNKDPDMMQALCKFMQRYIEAMAGLMRRFELPEPVLHAKSYTGMLDMMKMDMLFSSEFTEQDMEQRIRFVADLFIHGCPAAGTA
- a CDS encoding LapA family protein, translated to MRIQWSLIAGLIFALITAIFAVINVNPVQVNLLFGTFEVPLILLILGCTLLGAIIVGSYSIYLQYRSQKKIQQLEQQLAQLAPEAEAAEEEMPLPPANEEVQGLTAERRNQEDLA
- a CDS encoding fumarylacetoacetate hydrolase family protein, translating into MSNHRGMMSDGRQVRNVYCIGRNYRLHAAELGNAVPEQPMVFLKPSHAVITMETDTMLPLPLDRGAVHHEVELVLRIGRRVKPGMTAAEAVDAFGLGIDFTLRDVQDILKQKGHPWLAAKGVLNSAPVTRVLPFPGTETLERTIFAMHNNGRLVQEGRAEEMLFSLDTLIEYTARHYGLGEGDLLFTGTPAGVGPVQAGDRLELSWDGELLGSCVIAAQI
- a CDS encoding M42 family metallopeptidase, translated to MNQPHSLSSQPLRADIDENYVASVLMELLNTPSPTGYTHHVMKRIEVEATQLGYSFELTRKGCGVIRVPGSNRDSGKVIGLSAHVDTLGAMVRSVHSDGTLRLTSVGGFMMQSMENEYCQIHTRSGKVYTGTIMSNHPSVHVYSDARDYRREEANMIVRIDEPVHSKQDTEQLGIRTGDYVSFDARPLRLPNGYIKSRHLDDKASVSALFGMLESMKRTGWQPHHDTVIFITNYEEIGHGASYIPQEITEMIAIDMGCIGDDLACKETDVSICAKDSSGPYDYMMTGRLIALAEREGIDYAVDVYPHYGSDASAALRGGNNIRAALIGPGVHASHAMERTHLKAVLNTARLAAAYITEA
- a CDS encoding ABC-F family ATP-binding cassette domain-containing protein: MHIMTIEELGKSYGDKILFRDVSFGIEEGDRFGIIGVNGTGKSTFLRTIAGWEQPEQGKVLAGSQITIRFVPQEPEFDPEATILDQVLGGDAPDMTAVRVYTEALERAAQRPDDEAAQAAFIRATDDMDRLQAWQLESEAKSILSRLGLDQFGAKMGELSGGQRKRVALAAALIHPSDLLLLDEPTNHIDNDTVTWLETMLQKRSGALLMITHDRYFLDRVANRIVELDRGRAFFYEANYSRFLELKADREARDAASEDKRQNLLRQELAWIRRGARARTTKQKARIERFEALQRQEGPGQNGQVDISAASARLGKKIMELDEVEARLADRPLFQGLSYIAVPEDRIGIIGPNGSGKSTLLRIIAGEREPDGGSIVLGPTVRIGFFTQEHAEMDESMRVIEYIREAAETVRTADGNSITAAQMLERFLFEPAMQWAVIGKLSGGEKRRLQLLRMLMEAPNVLLLDEPTNDLDVQTLAVLEDYLDEFPGVVIAVSHDRYFLDRVAERIWSFEEGAIRQHVGNYSEYMEWTSRHGKEADEPKPKAQTPAEGASSGRSERPDRKPRLKMSYKEEREYERIEDDIMEAEERIEQIQRDMELAFSDSARLQELMKEESEAQQRLEALMERWTYLSELAEQIEAEKQK
- the hemG gene encoding protoporphyrinogen oxidase produces the protein MKALRKLVVIGGGITGLSAAFYALKQADEEGQPISVTIIEQSDRLGGKIQTLRKEGCVIEKGPDSFLARKLPMIDLARDLGMDSELVATNPHAKKTYILRRGKLYRMPPGLVLGIPTELGPFAKTGLISPWGKLRAAMDLFIKPHPADEDESVGAFLDRRLGREVTEHIAEPLLAGIYAGDLQALSLQATFPQFAQVERKHGGLIRGMKASRQAGQSVPGLPDVAKGTMFLTFRNGLTSLVERLEETLRDRAELCLGIGAEGFEKREDGTYLVRLSDGSRLQADAVIVTTPSYHAASLLEEHVDASALQAIRHVSVANVVSVFDRKQVNNQFDGTGFVISRREGRAITACTWTSVKWPHTSRGDKLIIRCYIGRAGDEERVDWPDEALKRTVRSELRELLDIDIDPEFVEITRLRHSMPQYPVGHVQAIRSLRDEVGRTLPGVFLAGQPYEGVGMPDCVRSGRDAAEAAVSAMQAMSTEPEAPAEDAATGTAG
- a CDS encoding acryloyl-CoA reductase, whose amino-acid sequence is MKEQFSALVVDQTADGNVYTAVRERTLADLPEGAVTIRVAYSGVNFKDALACSADGHIVKTYPFVPGIDLSGIVAASDDPRFTPGQRVLVTGYELGVSHFGGLSEYARVPGDWIVPVPEALSLRDAMAFGTAGLTAAMAVERLERHGLRPGDGPVLVTGASGGVGSLAIAMLAQLGCEVVAASGKPGLSDALRQLGAASVVSRDDWRPERPRALDKQRWAGVVDVCGGGILAAAVASTKYGGAVAATGMTAGGDWPASVFPFILRGITLYGIDSVYAPHELRLKLWSRMASDWRDAVHFAGWVQELGLEDVPAYVRTMREGGISGRAVVRLSGDGE
- a CDS encoding STM3941 family protein produces the protein MESTHSYPGSEELYPSKRKMIPILLGSALFVAAGIFLMNAEEGFAVAVGAICVCFFAVTLAYSLWRILAPRPSLILHEQGFVDNASLSSAGEVRWEEVTDIIVYPFMSQRFIGIKVEKPERVLAHLPSWKRALLRANRGMVESTVNLPVAAFSDPLDDVARKLLERWEQYKRAQGRA